In one window of Tripterygium wilfordii isolate XIE 37 chromosome 1, ASM1340144v1, whole genome shotgun sequence DNA:
- the LOC119999291 gene encoding glucan endo-1,3-beta-glucosidase, acidic produces the protein MKASFVPLFLTVLLSLFHGSFSLPTTIGVTYTTPPPTATTTNTPKLPPERIAATISGLHLQAVRLPESAPSLVRAFAFVNTSLLLTIPNQLVPSLAFNRSNALGWVYRHVLPFYPRSRISMVSVGNDFLANAPDLSPYLLPAIRNVQLALRDLGIKKIAVSTIFSFINIIAMPFPPSSATFQAPIGDYVIRPFLQFLEETNSSFLVNVYPYNMYRLNSDIPIGFALFQDHPFNFRDDLVTGVRYRNLFDMMVDAVITAMAVAGHESIQVIVAETGWPSFGGDAVEADATTAYAEMYLKGLLRHLRSGVGTPLRKEGVAEVYIYELVDTEVKQGNRNWGILYPNMTKKYNLDFSSANEIYGHGENIFSSFL, from the exons ATGAAAGCTTCCTTTGTACCTCTCTTTCTCACAGTGCTCCTTTCGCTCTTCCATGGAAGCTTCTCGCTTCCCACCACCATCGGCGTCACCTACACTACTCCACCACCAACCGCGACCACCACCAACACTCCTAAACTGCCTCCGGAACGGATCGCCGCCACCATCTCTGGCCTCCACCTCCAGGCGGTAAGACTACCAGAGTCGGCTCCCTCTTTGGTCCGCGCTTTTGCCTTTGTCAACACGTCGCTCCTCCTCACCATCCCCAATCAGCTGGTCCCCTCTTTGGCCTTCAATCGTTCCAATGCCCTAGGTTGGGTCTACCGCCATGTCTTGCCGTTCTATCCTCGCTCAAGAATCTCGATGGTTTCCGTCGGCAACGACTTCCTGGCCAACGCACCTGATCTGTCGCCGTACCTCTTACCGGCCATCCGCAACGTTCAATTGGCTCTCCGTGACCTAGGCATCAAAAAGATCGCCGTCTCCACAATTTTCTCTTTCATCAACATCATAGCGATGCCGTTTCCACCATCTTCCGCTACTTTCCAAGCACCTATTGGAGATTACGTTATCAGGCCGTTTCTGCAGTTCTTGGAAGAGACCAATTCATCTTTCTTGGTCAATGTCTATCCGTACAACATGTACAGGCTTAACAGTGACATTCCGATTGGTTTTGCTCTGTTTCAAGACCATCCTTTCAATTTTAGGGATGATTTGGTCACTGGAGTCAGGTACAGGAACCTGTTTGACATGATGGTGGATGCTGTAATTACTGCCATGGCGGTGGCTGGCCACGAGAGTATTCAGGTGATTGTGGCTGAGACTGGGTGGCCGAGCTTTGGCGGAGATGCAGTGGAGGCTGATGCCACCACAGCCTATGCAGAGATGTATCTGAAGGGTCTGTTGAGGCATCTGAGATCTGGTGTGGGCACACCACTAAGGAAAGAAGGGGTAGCAGAGGTTTACATATATGAATTGGTGGATACGGAGGTGAAGCAGGGGAACAGAAACTGGGGGATCTTGTATCCAAACATGACAAAGAAATACAATTTGGACTTCTCTAGTGCAAATGAGATTTACGGGCATG GTGAGAACATTTTCTCATCTTTTCTTTAA
- the LOC119999298 gene encoding uncharacterized protein At2g39920, translating into MSAYAHQMERQFSTASASLSSRGNSDMGSRYVVESGFYMTAFAATIFIAALVTVGVLLITLLIALTVMLQSCQSKNSGVVEIQKLNEDYNYCTMYASHAELNNLGADGFPSVCLSVAIQYIKEHQYERDLNFTMSMIERYFESVLPLDDRLDVVLIDIDDIVPLNSWKTNPLTYGLDRYRRGDCFEEAKHLKYTFFLRLYIKLRESGWPLILLSRKPERQRNATTEHLLSAGYSGWYSLIMRLDDEMRLESREYFSSRRALLLKEGFRLSAIISSQMDALTGQYLGKGIFKLPNPIYFSFEQNRNISYKAQ; encoded by the exons ATGTCAGCCTATGCTCATCAAATGGAGAGGCAGTTCTCTACTGCCAGTGCCagtctctccagtagaggaaaTTCTG ATATGGGAAGTCGTTATGTGGTAGAGTCGGGGTTCTACATGACAGCTTTTGCAGCAACTATCTTCATTGCTGCTCTAGTAACTGTTGGGGTGTTATTGATTACCTTGCTGATTGCATTAACAGTAATGTTGCAATCCTGTCAGAGTAAGAATTCAGGGGTAGTTGAAATTCAGAAACTCAATGAAGATTACAATTATTGCACTATGTATGCTTCTCATGCTGAGCTCAACAACTTGGGAGCAGATGGCTTCCCTTCAGTCTGTTTGAGTGTCGCTATTCAGTACATCAAAGAACATCAATATGAGAGAGATCTAAATTTTACTATGTCAATGATTGAGAGATATTTCGAAAGTGTTTTGCCACTTGATGATAGGCTAGATGTGGTGTTGATTGACATAGATGACATTGTTCCTTTGAATTCCTGGAAAACCAATCCATTGACATATGG ACTCGATCGTTATCGCCGGGGTGATTGTTTTGAAGAGGCAAAACACCTGAAATACACTTTCTTTCTAAGACTATATATCAAACTTCGAGAAAGTGGTTGGCCCTTGATTTTGTTATCAAGAAAGCCAGAGAGACAAAGAAATGCAACTACAGAGCACCTTCTCTCTGCTGGATACAGTGGCTGGTATTCATTGATTATGAG ATTGGATGATGAAATGCGACTTGAAAGCCGTGAATACTTTTCCAGTCGAAGGGCACTTCTGCTAAAGGAAGGCTTTCGCTTATCAGCCATAATTAGCAGCCAGATGGATGCTTTGACAGGACAATATTTAGGAAAGGGTATATTTAAGCTTCCAAATCCtatatattttagttttgaGCAAAACAGAAATATTTCATACAAGGCGCAATAG